In a genomic window of Arachnia rubra:
- a CDS encoding type I polyketide synthase, giving the protein MNQPDSAKLVEYLRKLTSDLVDARRELQVLRGEDPVVIVGMGCRYPGGIATPDGLWEAVAMGRDLVGDFPTDRGWPDLPECENGTVPRCGAFLEDAAGFDNRFFKISGREALAMDPQQRISLEVAWETLESAGVDPVNLKGAKVGVYMGATSFQYGGDPVFANDDVAGHLMVGTVPSVLSGRISYTLGVHGPSITLDTACSSALVAVHLAAVGLRSGECNLALAGGATVMATPGIFVEFQRQGGLSSDGRCRAFADEADGTGWGEAVTMVALERLSTAREAGHPVLAVVKGSAWNHGGAANGLTAPNGQAQRAVIREAMKAAGLGPDDIDAIEGHGTGTRLGDPVEVNALLDVFRTRSAPLWLGSLKSNTAHTQAASGTGGLIKMVEALRHETLPRTLHAEHPTSEADWDAGSVRLLQEEQPWKMDPERPRRAGVSAFGVGGTNAHVILEEAPPAPERIGVSDGTGVLMVSAAGPEALNAVCNRFAEAAAGISSLDVETTLARRAALPSRLAVLAENSVVEALQETDGETGVGVVVGCVSEDPRPVMVFPGQGSQWPGMTVDLLAEEPSFAEQLDACDCALAPYVDYSVRQVLLASAEDPNVLAPVDVVQPVLWAVMVSLAALWRAHGVEPAAVIGHSQGEIAAAVVSGHLTLEAGARLVALRSRLLRRISGSGGMLSLLTDVQHAEKLILPWADQISVAVINGPGVTVVAGGREPLALAAEAAERSGIRCRVIDVDYASHSPQVDELEAEILAAAPSSPIGEPICSWYSTVTGDLVCESLAADYWFDNLRSTVRLDLAVEAALRNGHRLFIEVSPHPVLTYPLDVALDGSEAYSVSTLQRDLPGVGTFVWSAANAWVRGAHVDRDSLLRPGGQIVSLPPYPFQNTPFWYQAVSAPNESMMPGLTVAWRAALAPRAAASAENTLLLGDPDDELAAKVAAHLGIAEVTRLRDADVAEVDRVIVVAPLTDAGTAVLATTDVLRGLQQSGGSTTLALLTRGAIDREPAQAAVMGCVGSFAAEEPDRTVIAVDLDTAEAPLDAAAGCLMGDESGCWAVAEGALSRRHLVDESRRVSEDTIPGGTTVILGGLGRVGSAIARALAARDARKIVLVARGEATDLLDDLRSLGSDVTLVCGDAADPALLRRVLAEESTPVGLVVHAAGHVADEPIARLSAEGLASVLDAKLGVAEAIDSVLEPSVPLLITSGLPGTLGVAGQAAWSAAAAAVDAVAMRRAGRGAPTRSVALGGISWSPAEDDVLRRLGFTPWTLDSAVEALLSAFTSPQTHQIWAELNPAAVAASGRVRSLADLGLSVSTDEASTAAPLMLNLSQMPRDEAHRRLDSVVRGVVARVLAMGEAAVDDAVSFKDLGLDSLTAVQLRNRLAAAVGLRLPVTVAFDHPTPALLTTYLLDLLVPIVDDGSELEDLVDHLEHLLGDMDSSNTARQAALVRLRTLLTAWTARDDGTTHLPTTDEDLFAALDAELGSI; this is encoded by the coding sequence ATGAACCAGCCTGATTCCGCCAAACTCGTGGAGTACCTCCGCAAACTAACCTCCGACCTCGTCGATGCTCGCCGCGAGCTTCAGGTTCTTCGGGGCGAGGATCCTGTGGTCATCGTCGGTATGGGGTGTCGCTACCCTGGTGGCATCGCCACGCCTGACGGCCTGTGGGAAGCGGTGGCCATGGGGCGGGATCTCGTCGGTGATTTCCCAACTGACCGCGGATGGCCTGATTTACCTGAGTGCGAGAACGGCACAGTCCCGCGCTGCGGGGCGTTTCTCGAAGACGCCGCCGGATTCGACAATCGTTTCTTCAAAATCTCCGGGCGTGAGGCGTTGGCGATGGACCCCCAACAGCGCATCAGCCTCGAGGTGGCCTGGGAGACGCTCGAATCGGCGGGTGTTGACCCCGTGAACCTTAAGGGCGCCAAGGTTGGTGTCTACATGGGAGCCACGTCCTTTCAATATGGTGGTGACCCTGTTTTCGCAAACGACGACGTGGCCGGTCATCTTATGGTTGGCACCGTACCCTCGGTGCTATCCGGACGCATCAGCTATACCCTCGGCGTCCACGGGCCGTCGATCACCCTCGACACCGCCTGCTCGTCGGCGCTCGTCGCCGTCCATCTGGCAGCGGTGGGGCTACGTAGCGGCGAATGCAATCTGGCCCTGGCGGGTGGGGCTACGGTCATGGCAACCCCTGGAATTTTCGTGGAGTTCCAGAGACAGGGTGGTTTGTCCAGTGACGGCCGTTGCCGGGCGTTCGCCGACGAGGCTGATGGGACCGGTTGGGGTGAGGCGGTCACCATGGTGGCTCTTGAGCGGCTGTCTACTGCCCGCGAAGCTGGGCATCCCGTCCTTGCCGTTGTGAAGGGTTCTGCGTGGAACCATGGCGGGGCAGCCAACGGTCTCACGGCGCCCAATGGGCAGGCCCAGCGGGCCGTCATCCGTGAGGCGATGAAGGCCGCGGGCTTGGGTCCCGACGACATTGATGCCATCGAGGGACACGGCACGGGGACCCGGCTCGGCGACCCGGTAGAGGTCAACGCACTCCTCGATGTCTTCCGCACTCGCAGCGCGCCCCTGTGGCTGGGGTCGCTGAAGTCCAACACCGCCCATACGCAAGCGGCCTCTGGGACGGGCGGGCTCATCAAGATGGTTGAGGCGCTGCGCCACGAAACCCTGCCTCGGACTCTCCACGCTGAGCACCCGACCTCTGAAGCCGATTGGGACGCTGGGAGCGTCCGGCTACTCCAGGAGGAGCAGCCCTGGAAGATGGATCCAGAACGACCCCGCCGCGCGGGTGTGTCCGCGTTCGGCGTCGGCGGCACCAACGCGCACGTCATTCTCGAGGAGGCACCACCTGCCCCTGAGCGCATCGGTGTTTCAGATGGCACCGGCGTGCTTATGGTGAGTGCGGCCGGGCCGGAGGCGCTCAACGCAGTGTGTAACCGTTTCGCGGAGGCGGCTGCCGGAATATCCAGCCTGGATGTCGAGACGACGCTGGCCCGCCGGGCCGCGCTGCCCTCGAGGCTTGCGGTCCTCGCGGAAAACAGCGTCGTCGAGGCTCTGCAAGAGACCGATGGAGAGACTGGCGTTGGGGTTGTCGTCGGATGCGTTTCCGAAGATCCCCGCCCGGTCATGGTCTTCCCCGGACAAGGCTCGCAATGGCCGGGAATGACCGTGGATCTTCTCGCCGAGGAGCCCAGCTTCGCCGAGCAGCTCGACGCGTGCGACTGCGCCCTGGCGCCGTACGTCGACTACTCCGTCCGCCAGGTGCTGCTCGCCTCAGCTGAGGATCCGAACGTCCTTGCCCCCGTGGATGTCGTGCAGCCGGTGCTGTGGGCTGTAATGGTGTCCCTGGCTGCGTTGTGGCGTGCGCACGGCGTCGAGCCCGCAGCCGTCATCGGTCACTCTCAGGGAGAGATAGCCGCGGCCGTCGTGTCAGGCCACCTGACGCTCGAGGCAGGAGCGCGCCTCGTCGCGCTGCGCAGCCGCCTCTTGCGGCGCATCTCGGGTAGCGGCGGCATGCTGAGCCTTCTCACCGATGTGCAGCATGCCGAGAAACTTATCCTCCCATGGGCAGACCAGATATCGGTGGCCGTCATTAACGGTCCCGGTGTCACGGTCGTGGCGGGGGGTCGGGAGCCCCTCGCGTTGGCAGCTGAAGCCGCGGAGCGCTCGGGGATCCGATGCCGGGTCATCGACGTCGACTACGCCTCTCACTCGCCCCAGGTCGACGAATTGGAGGCCGAGATTCTCGCGGCCGCGCCATCGAGCCCCATCGGCGAACCGATCTGCAGCTGGTACTCCACCGTCACTGGTGATCTTGTATGTGAGTCCCTGGCAGCGGACTACTGGTTCGACAACTTGCGCTCGACGGTGCGGCTCGACCTCGCCGTTGAGGCGGCACTGCGCAACGGCCACCGTCTTTTCATCGAGGTGAGCCCACATCCGGTGCTGACCTACCCGCTGGACGTTGCTCTCGACGGCAGCGAGGCATACTCGGTGTCGACTCTGCAGCGGGACCTGCCCGGTGTCGGCACGTTCGTGTGGTCTGCGGCTAACGCGTGGGTGCGCGGCGCTCATGTCGATCGCGACTCGTTGCTGCGACCCGGGGGTCAGATCGTGTCGCTGCCGCCCTATCCTTTCCAGAACACCCCGTTCTGGTACCAGGCTGTTAGTGCCCCCAACGAATCTATGATGCCCGGGCTGACGGTGGCGTGGCGGGCTGCCCTGGCGCCGCGAGCTGCCGCGTCAGCGGAGAACACTCTGCTCCTCGGCGACCCCGATGATGAGTTGGCTGCGAAGGTTGCGGCTCACCTGGGCATCGCGGAGGTCACGCGTCTGAGAGATGCTGATGTGGCTGAGGTCGACCGTGTGATCGTAGTTGCGCCCCTGACTGATGCAGGAACGGCCGTTCTGGCCACCACGGATGTCCTGAGGGGCCTCCAGCAGAGCGGTGGCTCCACCACCCTCGCCCTGCTCACGCGCGGCGCCATCGACCGAGAACCCGCCCAGGCTGCCGTCATGGGATGTGTTGGTTCCTTCGCTGCTGAGGAGCCCGACCGTACCGTCATCGCTGTTGACCTCGACACCGCAGAGGCGCCGTTGGACGCCGCAGCCGGGTGCCTGATGGGTGACGAGTCCGGCTGCTGGGCGGTCGCAGAGGGTGCGCTGTCGCGGCGCCACCTCGTCGACGAATCACGGCGGGTCAGTGAGGACACCATCCCCGGTGGAACGACCGTGATCCTGGGCGGGCTTGGTCGGGTCGGGTCAGCGATCGCCCGCGCCTTGGCGGCACGGGATGCTCGCAAGATCGTTCTCGTGGCCCGAGGTGAGGCCACCGACCTGCTGGATGACCTGCGGAGCCTAGGGAGCGATGTCACGCTGGTGTGCGGCGACGCGGCGGATCCCGCCTTGCTGCGCCGAGTCCTGGCCGAAGAGAGCACTCCCGTTGGGCTTGTCGTGCATGCTGCCGGTCACGTCGCCGACGAGCCGATCGCTCGCCTGAGCGCGGAGGGACTCGCCTCGGTCCTGGACGCCAAGCTGGGCGTGGCTGAGGCGATCGACTCTGTCCTGGAACCTAGCGTCCCTCTGCTCATTACTTCCGGGCTTCCCGGAACCCTCGGTGTGGCAGGTCAGGCAGCCTGGTCGGCAGCCGCCGCTGCGGTCGATGCCGTGGCCATGCGCCGCGCGGGGCGAGGGGCACCGACCCGATCGGTTGCCTTGGGGGGCATCAGTTGGTCCCCAGCTGAGGATGACGTTCTGCGGCGCCTCGGGTTCACGCCATGGACCCTCGACTCAGCTGTCGAAGCCTTGTTGTCCGCTTTCACTAGTCCGCAAACCCACCAGATCTGGGCGGAACTGAACCCGGCTGCCGTGGCCGCATCCGGCCGTGTCCGTTCCCTTGCGGACCTCGGACTGAGCGTTTCGACGGACGAGGCCAGCACCGCTGCGCCCCTGATGCTGAACCTGTCCCAGATGCCGCGCGACGAGGCTCATCGTCGTCTTGACTCCGTAGTGCGGGGTGTCGTGGCCCGTGTCCTCGCCATGGGCGAGGCGGCGGTGGATGATGCCGTCTCGTTCAAGGATCTGGGCCTCGACTCGTTGACCGCGGTGCAGCTTCGCAATCGACTCGCTGCCGCTGTCGGGCTTCGGCTCCCTGTCACCGTGGCTTTCGACCATCCGACGCCCGCCCTGCTGACCACCTACCTGCTCGACCTCCTGGTGCCGATCGTCGACGACGGTTCGGAGCTGGAGGACCTCGTGGATCACCTGGAACACCTCCTAGGCGACATGGATTCCAGCAATACCGCGAGGCAGGCCGCTCTCGTCCGACTGCGCACGCTGTTGACGGCCTGGACTGCCCGAGACGATGGCACCACCCACCTGCCCACCACTGATGAGGACCTGTTCGCGGCGCTCGACGCGGAATTGGGGAGCATCTGA
- a CDS encoding type I polyketide synthase, producing MTDRHATDTETKLRAYLERAMGDLKATRAALADRERRDSEPVAIISMACRLPEGLDTPEAFWEALVDGRDLMGSMPSDRGWSPSALFDPSGERPFSTYTTAGSFLQDVAGFDAEFFGISPREAAAMDPQQRLLLEVTWEAIERARIAPSALRGSDTGIFLGATTFDYGRMIHDFPADAEGNLMLGRSGAVAAGRISYLMDWHGPAVTLDTMCSSSLVALHEACTALRSGDCEMAVVAGTAVLSTPEGYTEFSRQRGLARDGRCKAFSDDADGTGWAEAVGVVVAERLSDALSKGHPVLAVVRGSAVNQDGASNGLTAPSGPAQERLIRKALKAARLDAARIDMIEAHGTGTLLGDPIEAQALLSTYGSQRAAGKPAWLGSSKSNLGHAASAAGVIGVIKVVMAMRHRLMPRTIHVSQPTTKVDWSAGGVELLTENRSWLTDGAPRRAAVSAFGASGTNAHVILEEADAPAKEFTDRPKEVLGHILSLSGRSEPALRTQAERLAALVRSGAACADVAASLSASRARMTNNASVTGQDTDGVLEALDALAQGLPSRNVNLGRTLRPRPRIAFVFPGQGSQWMGMARGLLASSPAFEREMQRCDRVVRAAVGWSVLDLISSDDDAWLHHVDRVQISLFTVMVSLAGLWGAVGVHPDVVVGHSQGEIAAAVVAGAITLDEGVRIVQERCVAISQLMPGGGMLAIAAPADELRDRLGEPRWEGLYLAVDNGPSSCVVAGDFGKLQSFIVDLDQAGIWSRAVQVDYASHTPAMRSLSDRLAAALEWVSPTSCEIAFHSCVTAARQEGSSLDASYWVSNLCEPVRFGETVARLMDDGPVVFVEVSPHPVLCEALEGIIGDRVGEAVPSLHRGEGDADDFLRSVGRLTCTGLEVDWSALTGPAKLVDLPTYAFQHQHYWLMPDHSVRRSGAPAQELRYGVTWRPTCVVDSAEGDWIIVTDARRVDRAETVRDALGRRGVQARILRVEADEVQDPEALRARLKSCSLVASGVITVTTWAPVESPGRVLWSLVCLLRAIDILPNARLWAITSGVHPEAGAAAEQVALAHAVWGLGRVAALEAPSRWGGLVDVTADASSEDLAGLAEVLGSFEDQVALTRRGLVARRIESRAGEHRGRFWDLSGTALIVGGTGAIGRQVARWLSQQGVSRIVTLSRRGPDAPAAADLIAELAELGTVVECVSGDAGDVNLLTHVLEAERAAGHPITSAWHLAGGGTLDCLDDVTPEAFEVTLHAKVAGAQALHASLTDPTVPLVLFSSISAAWGSAEHGAYSAANAWLDGLAAARQAQGLPSISLGWGIWDPRHGGGMADNLAEELLSGRGVPFMDPTTALEALRDVLSDGEPHEILARVEWERFVPVFSAQRSCPLLEDFAEGTDDAALAGSTNDVRDQLSRLPRDQALPRLRRVLGEQVAAVLKLTSTELDPQRPFRELGFDSLTAVELRKRLQEVLGVRLPVTLVFDHPTPARLVEELLTLTVPDLDDAGSGAANPEVQRILTLLSAYSPETIRALDVYNTVTRLLAATPEPATDIDDLDAAALIQHAFASA from the coding sequence ATGACTGACCGGCACGCCACTGACACTGAGACCAAGCTGCGAGCTTATCTGGAAAGGGCCATGGGCGACCTGAAAGCGACCCGAGCCGCCTTGGCCGACCGGGAGCGCCGAGACTCGGAGCCCGTCGCCATCATCTCTATGGCCTGTCGCCTGCCCGAGGGCCTCGACACCCCGGAGGCGTTCTGGGAGGCACTTGTGGATGGACGCGATCTTATGGGCAGCATGCCGAGTGACCGGGGCTGGAGCCCGTCCGCCCTGTTCGATCCCAGTGGTGAACGGCCTTTCAGCACCTACACCACGGCGGGATCCTTCCTGCAGGATGTTGCCGGATTCGATGCTGAGTTTTTCGGCATCTCTCCTCGTGAGGCCGCGGCGATGGATCCGCAGCAGCGTCTCCTCCTCGAAGTCACCTGGGAGGCGATTGAGCGGGCGAGGATCGCCCCGTCGGCGCTGCGAGGCAGCGACACGGGCATCTTCCTGGGAGCCACGACGTTCGACTACGGACGCATGATCCATGATTTCCCGGCTGATGCTGAAGGCAACCTCATGCTCGGGCGGTCTGGGGCCGTCGCCGCAGGACGGATCTCCTACCTGATGGACTGGCATGGGCCTGCCGTCACCCTTGACACCATGTGTTCGTCGTCGCTGGTGGCGCTGCACGAGGCCTGCACAGCGCTGCGCTCTGGGGACTGCGAGATGGCTGTCGTGGCTGGCACCGCGGTGCTGTCGACGCCCGAGGGCTACACTGAGTTCAGCCGCCAGCGTGGCCTAGCCCGGGACGGCCGCTGCAAGGCCTTCTCTGACGACGCGGACGGTACCGGTTGGGCGGAGGCCGTCGGAGTTGTCGTTGCCGAGCGGCTCAGCGACGCGCTGAGTAAAGGCCACCCAGTGCTCGCTGTGGTCCGCGGCAGCGCCGTCAACCAGGATGGGGCCTCCAACGGTCTCACTGCGCCCAGCGGACCGGCTCAGGAGCGTCTCATCCGCAAGGCCCTCAAAGCTGCGCGGCTCGACGCCGCTCGTATCGACATGATCGAGGCCCACGGGACGGGCACCTTGCTCGGTGACCCCATCGAAGCCCAGGCGCTTCTCAGTACCTACGGTTCCCAGCGCGCGGCGGGCAAGCCCGCGTGGCTAGGTTCCTCGAAGTCGAACCTGGGGCATGCAGCCTCCGCTGCGGGCGTCATCGGCGTCATCAAGGTGGTCATGGCGATGCGTCATCGACTCATGCCCCGCACCATCCACGTCTCCCAGCCGACCACTAAGGTCGACTGGTCTGCCGGGGGGGTTGAGCTCCTTACCGAGAACCGCTCGTGGCTGACCGATGGCGCCCCTCGCCGCGCTGCGGTGAGCGCCTTCGGAGCCAGCGGCACCAACGCCCACGTCATCCTCGAGGAGGCGGATGCGCCGGCGAAGGAGTTCACGGATCGGCCGAAGGAGGTTTTAGGCCACATCCTGAGCCTCAGCGGACGCTCCGAACCAGCCCTACGGACGCAGGCTGAGCGGCTGGCCGCGCTGGTACGGTCCGGTGCTGCCTGTGCCGATGTGGCGGCTTCGCTATCGGCCTCTCGTGCACGCATGACCAACAATGCCTCCGTGACTGGCCAGGACACCGACGGGGTACTCGAGGCGCTCGACGCCCTGGCTCAGGGGCTTCCTAGTCGGAACGTGAACCTCGGACGTACGCTGCGCCCGCGGCCGCGCATCGCCTTTGTCTTTCCCGGGCAGGGATCGCAGTGGATGGGCATGGCCCGCGGCCTGCTCGCCTCCTCACCGGCGTTCGAGCGCGAAATGCAGCGCTGCGACCGGGTGGTGCGGGCCGCCGTCGGTTGGTCGGTGCTCGACCTCATCAGCAGCGACGATGACGCCTGGCTCCACCACGTCGACCGGGTCCAGATCTCCCTATTTACCGTCATGGTCTCGCTCGCGGGCCTCTGGGGCGCGGTTGGCGTGCACCCGGATGTGGTGGTCGGGCACAGTCAAGGCGAGATCGCAGCCGCCGTTGTGGCTGGCGCGATCACCCTGGATGAGGGTGTGCGGATCGTCCAAGAACGTTGCGTCGCCATCAGCCAACTGATGCCCGGTGGTGGGATGCTAGCGATCGCCGCCCCTGCTGACGAGCTGCGGGACCGGCTGGGCGAGCCGCGCTGGGAGGGGCTGTACCTTGCCGTGGACAACGGTCCCAGCTCCTGTGTTGTCGCCGGCGATTTCGGGAAGCTCCAGAGTTTCATCGTCGACCTCGACCAAGCGGGTATCTGGTCCCGCGCCGTGCAGGTCGATTATGCGTCGCACACCCCGGCCATGCGCAGCTTGTCCGATCGACTCGCGGCCGCCCTCGAATGGGTCAGCCCGACGAGCTGCGAGATCGCCTTCCATTCGTGCGTCACCGCTGCCCGCCAAGAAGGATCGTCCCTCGATGCCAGCTATTGGGTGTCCAACCTGTGTGAGCCGGTGCGTTTCGGCGAGACCGTCGCGCGCCTGATGGACGATGGGCCCGTTGTCTTCGTGGAAGTGAGCCCCCACCCCGTGCTCTGTGAAGCTCTCGAGGGCATCATCGGTGATCGGGTAGGTGAGGCTGTCCCCAGCCTGCATCGCGGCGAGGGCGATGCCGACGACTTCCTGAGGTCTGTTGGGCGGCTTACCTGCACCGGCCTCGAGGTCGATTGGTCGGCTCTCACCGGTCCGGCGAAGCTGGTCGATCTCCCCACCTATGCTTTCCAACATCAACATTATTGGCTGATGCCCGATCACAGCGTGCGTCGCTCCGGTGCCCCCGCCCAAGAACTCCGCTACGGGGTGACGTGGCGGCCGACCTGCGTCGTCGACTCAGCTGAAGGGGACTGGATCATCGTCACCGACGCCCGTCGCGTCGACCGGGCTGAGACGGTGCGTGATGCGCTCGGACGACGTGGTGTCCAGGCCCGAATCCTGCGTGTCGAGGCTGACGAGGTCCAGGACCCCGAAGCCCTGCGTGCTCGGCTCAAGTCGTGCAGTTTAGTGGCCTCCGGTGTGATCACAGTGACGACCTGGGCCCCAGTAGAAAGCCCCGGGCGCGTCCTCTGGTCCCTCGTGTGCCTCCTGCGCGCGATCGATATCTTGCCCAACGCCCGGCTCTGGGCTATCACCAGCGGCGTCCATCCCGAGGCTGGTGCCGCCGCCGAGCAGGTGGCGCTCGCCCACGCTGTGTGGGGTCTGGGCCGCGTTGCCGCGCTCGAGGCGCCGTCGCGCTGGGGCGGACTTGTGGACGTGACCGCGGACGCCAGCTCTGAGGACCTGGCTGGGCTGGCCGAGGTCCTCGGCTCGTTCGAGGACCAGGTTGCTTTGACCCGACGTGGTCTAGTGGCCCGCCGGATCGAAAGCCGCGCTGGCGAGCACCGGGGGAGGTTCTGGGACCTTTCTGGCACGGCCCTGATCGTCGGCGGAACCGGCGCGATCGGACGCCAGGTGGCACGCTGGCTGTCCCAGCAGGGAGTCTCCCGGATCGTGACGCTGTCGCGGCGAGGCCCCGACGCCCCCGCGGCAGCCGACCTGATCGCCGAGCTTGCCGAACTCGGCACGGTGGTGGAATGCGTGTCTGGTGATGCCGGGGATGTAAACCTCCTGACGCATGTCCTTGAAGCTGAGCGTGCCGCCGGGCATCCGATCACCAGCGCCTGGCATCTCGCAGGCGGAGGCACTCTGGACTGCCTTGACGACGTCACCCCTGAGGCATTCGAGGTCACCTTGCACGCGAAGGTGGCTGGCGCCCAGGCTCTTCACGCGTCGCTGACGGATCCGACAGTGCCTTTGGTGTTGTTCTCGTCGATTTCGGCGGCCTGGGGGAGCGCGGAGCACGGCGCCTATTCTGCAGCCAACGCGTGGCTCGACGGCCTGGCCGCAGCCCGCCAGGCCCAGGGCCTCCCGAGCATCTCGCTCGGGTGGGGTATCTGGGATCCCCGCCACGGAGGCGGGATGGCGGATAACCTCGCTGAGGAGCTCCTCAGCGGACGCGGTGTCCCGTTCATGGACCCGACAACGGCGCTCGAAGCCTTGCGCGACGTCCTCTCTGACGGAGAGCCCCATGAGATCCTGGCCCGCGTCGAGTGGGAACGTTTCGTGCCTGTTTTCAGTGCTCAGCGTTCCTGCCCTCTCCTCGAGGACTTCGCCGAGGGAACCGATGATGCGGCGCTTGCTGGGTCGACAAATGACGTTCGCGACCAGCTTTCGCGGCTGCCCAGGGACCAAGCACTACCCCGTCTGCGGCGCGTCCTGGGTGAACAGGTGGCTGCCGTCTTGAAACTCACCTCCACCGAACTCGATCCTCAGCGGCCCTTCCGCGAGCTCGGTTTTGATTCCCTCACTGCGGTGGAGCTGCGCAAGCGCCTTCAAGAGGTGCTCGGCGTTCGACTTCCCGTGACCCTGGTGTTTGACCATCCGACGCCCGCGCGGCTCGTGGAGGAGTTGCTCACCTTGACGGTTCCTGATCTGGACGACGCTGGCTCTGGTGCGGCCAATCCGGAGGTGCAGCGCATCCTCACCCTGCTGTCCGCATATTCGCCTGAGACCATCCGCGCTCTTGATGTCTATAACACTGTCACGCGGCTCCTTGCCGCCACCCCTGAACCGGCGACCGACATCGACGACCTGGACGCTGCCGCCCTCATACAACACGCTTTCGCCTCTGCCTGA